A window from Mauremys reevesii isolate NIE-2019 linkage group 9, ASM1616193v1, whole genome shotgun sequence encodes these proteins:
- the AKAP4 gene encoding A-kinase anchor protein 4, which translates to MSQEVDWLHSQAGVCKVDLYNPDEQKDQDRKVICFVDVSSLNVKDKDSKAKKAASQSSSISEPSNELDLGNLEEKEVIVIKDNEKHDHSKTEGAVCLFKQGSTDELSVVSWLNNDLQKYAVGFQHALTPSDAPQKRKVSETFNDPSLSQNSDTSLKSAGAQKGKRDPDDVSYYVNKLCSLVVQMARKEITDKLEGTASKFIRQGIHGSAGEGKNNNSRGSVSKIASQMVNEAVEASTQDPQGKLPSPRPSQEKTIKKEDTSGSKRTSLFYGEMSNQNGCKQGGKPGDKQMCQQAKQSGQDDSGTSVSKGLMVYANQVASDMMFSFMKTMKVQRKDGKTTPACVVLKKVILKHTKDVISDLIDSTMKNLHNVTGVLMTDSDFVSTVKKNLFNLGSQKSTEILEAMVKRLFKALAGDDKQSRSQSLAYTSLKTGSQDSKSQGMQFTAMKSEMHNQGKDKDRGASKCQSSSSKDSEKHCSMDKYAKDLIVTALMLIQQHLLQQTNGKDSARESGATSFGYVSRDSHFEKAGSSQSSKSLSMAAGSRHSGAKNDHQQLDSQKGDISSILLSIIQKVLREAGFNIDDNSSETNRNYRDPATTDSKSSKKSLSKQPSSAMDQFDNMDQVNKQFIDQLVESVMKLCLFMAKNNSPDLAIGDLLDEQNAFGASSSKTPAVPRRSSQSKGNGKQLLGSSSGSEVIVNNQNSNSSLLNKELQAILQWMAASHFNVPNLSFMNENEGDLKKLPQLAEKAAKKGYSVGDILQEVMRYFEKQQMAAAVGNMPRCGLMDWLLANL; encoded by the coding sequence ATGTCTCAGGAAGTTGACTGGTTACACAGTCAGGCAGGTGTGTGTAAAGTAGACCTCTACAACCCTGATGAACAGAAGGACCAGGACCGGAAAGTGATCTGTTTTGTTGATGTCTCCAGCCTGAATGTAAAGGACAAAGATTCAAAAGCAAAGAAAGCTGCTAGCCAGTCCAGCAGCATCTCTGAACCTTCAAATGAACTTGATCTGGGAAATCTGGAGGAAAAAGAAGTCATTGTAATAAAGGACAATGAGAAGCATGATCATTCTAAAACTGAAGGAGCGGTATGTCTTTTCAAACAAGGTTCAACTGATGAACTCAGCGTTGTGAGCTGGCTCAACAATGACCTTCAGAAATATGCAGTTGGATTCCAGCATGCACTGACCCCTTCAGATGCCCCTCAGAAACGCAAAGTTAGCGAAACCTTCAATGATCCATCATTGTCCCAGAACAGTGACACATCTTTAAAGTCTGCCGGTGCCCAAAAGGGAAAGAGAGATCCAGATGATGTTTCATACTATGTAAATAAGCTCTGTTCTTTGGTTGTTCAAATGGCACGAAAAGAGATCACAGATAAATTGGAAGGCACTGCCAGTAAGTTTATACGTCAGGGGATTCATGGTTCAGCTGGTGAAGGGAAAAATAACAATTCCCGTGGTTCTGTGAGCAAAATCGCATCACAAATGGTGAATGAAGCCGTTGAAGCAAGCACACAGGACCCCCAGGGTAAACTACCATCCCCAAGACCATCTCAAGAAAAGACTATCAAGAAGGAAGATACTTCAGGTTCTAAGAGAACATCACTCTTCTATGGTGAGATGTCTAATCAAAATGGTTGTAAACAGGGGGGAAAGCCTGGAGATAAACAAATGTGTCAGCAAGCAAAACAGTCTGGGCAGGATGATTCTGGTACTTCTGTAAGCAAAGGGTTAATGGTTTATGCAAATCAAGTTGCTTCAGACATGATGTTCTCATTCATGAAGACCATGAAAGTCCAAAGAAAGGATGGTAAGACAACCCCAGCTTGTGTAGTTTTGAAGAAAGTAATCCTCAAACATACCAAAGACGTCATATCAGACTTGATAGACTCAACCATGAAAAATCTACATAATGTCACAGGGGTGCTCATGACAGACTCTGATTTCGTTTCCACGGTGAAAAAGAATCTATTCAATCTAGGAAGCCAAAAGTCTACTGAAATTTTGGAAGCAATGGTGAAACGCCTGTTTAAAGCCCTAGCAGGGGATGATAAGCAGTCCAGGTCTCAAAGCCTAGCATACACATCACTTAAAACAGGCTCCCAAGACAGCAAATCTCAAGGCATGCAATTTACAGCAATGAAAAGTGAAATGCATAATCAAGGGAAGGACAAAGACCGAGGAGCCAGCAAGTGTCAATCATCATCAAGCAAGGATTCGGAAAAGCATTGCTCAATGGATAAGTATGCAAAAGACCTCATTGTGACTGCATTAATGTTGATACAACAACATCTATTACAACAGACAAATGGCAAAGACTCAGCACGTGAATCGGGCGCCACTTCGTTTGGATACGTGTCTCGTGATTCTCATTTTGAAAAGGCTGGGAGCAGCCAAAGTTCCAAGTCCCTTTCAATGGCTGCTGGATCAAGGCACTCAGGAGCAAAGAATGACCACCAACAACTTGACTCCCAAAAGGGGGACATATCAAGTATCCTGTTATCAATCATCCAGAAGGTCTTACGTGAGGCTGGTTTCAATATAGATGACAATTCCAGTGAAACAAACAGGAATTACAGAGATCCTGCCACCACTGATAGCAAGTCCAGCAAAAAGTCCTTATCTAAACAGCCCAGTTCAGCCATGGATCAGTTTGACAATATGGATCAGGTGAACAAGCAATTTATTGATCAACTGGTGGAATCTGTGATGAAGTTATGTCTATTCATGGCCAAAAACAATAGCCCAGATTTAGCTATAGGTGACCTGTTGGATGAACAAAATGCATTTGGTGCTTCATCCTCAAAAACGCCAGCAGTACCCAGGAGAAGTTCACAATCCAAGGGTAATGGAAAACAGCTATTAGGTTCATCATCTGGTTCTGAAGTGATTGTGAACAACCAGAATTCCAACAGCAGCTTACTGAACAAAGAACTCCAGGCTATCCTCCAGTGGATGGCTGCTTCCCACTTCAACGTGCCCAACCTGTCATTCATGAATGAAAATGAAGGGGATTTGAAGAAGCTTCCTCAGTTGGCTGAAAAAGCTGCCAAGAAGGGCTACAGCGTTGGGGATATTCTCCAAGAGGTAATGAGGTACTTTGAAAAACAACAGATGGCTGCTGCTGTGGGAAACATGCCTCGTTGTGGGCTGATGGACTGGTTGCTTGCTAACCTGTAA